The following coding sequences are from one Dermacentor silvarum isolate Dsil-2018 chromosome 4, BIME_Dsil_1.4, whole genome shotgun sequence window:
- the LOC119450172 gene encoding serine/arginine-rich splicing factor 5 — protein MATRVFVGRLNYDVRERDLERFFRGYGRIEDIVLKNGFGFVDISDYRDAEDAVRDLNGKRLMGERVTVELARGMRRGPPDYDRGPRRFGPPTRTNYQLLVENLSSSVSWQDLKDFMRQAGDVTYTDAHKLRRHQGVVEFASYSDMKNALRSLDNVSLDGRRIRLVETKRLLRRSSRSSSRSRSPRRSRSRSNSRQRQFSGRRRSRSSSGSGHASVRRRSRSSSRRPSSSRSGLQVATQNQQPSKPFEVTITAKTFELTIVVEGTCKSQTVGAEAFWYRTLTRCRAN, from the coding sequence ATGGCGACCCGGGTGTTCGTAGGCCGGCTCAACTACGACGTTCGGGAACGCGACTTGGAGCGCTTTTTCCGAGGCTACGGCCGCATCGAAGACATCGTCCTCAAGAATGGCTTCGGGTTCGTGGACATCAGCGACTACCGCGACGCTGAGGATGCCGTGCGCGATCTCAACGGCAAGCGACTCATGGGCGAGCGAGTCACGGTCGAGCTGGCGCGGGGCATGCGGCGCGGGCCTCCAGACTACGACCGCGGACCCCGGCGCTTCGGGCCGCCCACGCGCACCAACTACCAGCTACTTGTGGAGAACTTGAGCAGCAGCGTGAGCTGGCAGGACTTGAAAGATTTCATGCGCCAGGCGGGTGACGTGACGTACACGGACGCACACAAGCTGCGGCGCCACCAAGGAGTCGTCGAGTTTGCCAGCTACTCGGACATGAAGAACGCCCTGCGGAGTCTTGACAACGTGAGCCTCGACGGCCGGAGGATCCGCCTTGTGGAGACTAAACGTCTGTTGCGTCGGTCGAGCCGATCGAGCTCGCGCTCCAGGTCGCCGCGCAGGTCGCGCTCCAGGTCCAACTCGAGACAGCGCCAATTCTCAGGTCGCCGCAGGTCGCGCTCTTCGTCTGGCTCTGGACATGCCTCGGTCCGTCGCCGATCGCGCTCTTCGTCGAGGCGCCCGAGTAGCAGCCGGTCAGGGCTCCAGGTCGCCACGCAGAATCAGCAGCCGTCGAAGCCGTTCGAAGTCACGATCACCGCAAAAACGTTCGAACTCACGATCGTCGTCGAGGGAACGTGCAAGTCCCAAACGGTCGGCGCAGAAGCCTTCTGGTACCGAACACTCACACGATGCAGAGCAAACTAA